Within the Candidatus Tanganyikabacteria bacterium genome, the region CGGTCGCTCGCCTTGACTCCGGGCGGCGCCCTGCTGGTGGGCGAGCGAGAGAGCCGGACCCTCAGGCGCATCGCGGCCGGAGCGGTGACCAGGGCCGCGGGGGCGAACGCCTATACGGACGGTGTGGCCAACGTCGCGCTCTTCGACTTGCCGGAGGGCGTGGCCCTGGACGGCTCCGGCAGCGTGTTCGTCGCAGACATGATCAGCCACTCCATTCGCAGGATCTCTGCGGAAGGCGAGGTCACGACGCTGGCGGGAAACGGGTCGGAAGGTTTCGCGGACGGCCAAGGCACCGCGGCGAGGTTCAACAGCCCGATGGACCTCACTGTCGCATCGAGCGGCGACTTGTATGTCGCCGACCACGTCAACCATCGCATCCGAAAGGTTTCGCCGTCCGGTCTGGTGAGTACGTTTGCCGGAGACGGCACCGGCGGCTTCGTCAACGGCCAGGGCACGGCCGCGCGTTTCAGCTACCCCTGGGGAATGGCCATGGACGCCGGTGGCGGCCTCTATGTGACGGACGCAGGCAATAATGCAGTTCGCCGGGTATCCTCGACCGGACTGGTGAGCACCTTGGCCGGCGATGGCACCGGCGGGTACGTAGACGGACCGGGCGCCTCCGCGCGGTTCGCAAGCCCCAGAGGCGTTGCCGTGGACTCCGCGGGCGTCGTGTACGTCGCCGATACGGGCAACCATCGAGTTCGTCGGATCAACCAAGCCGGAGTCGTGGATACGCTCGCGGGCGACGGCACGGCGGGTTTCGCGGATGGCGCCGGGGTTGCCGCCAGGTTCAACCAGCCATACGACATGGCCATCGACGGGGCGGGAACCCTGTACGTGACCGATGCCTTCAACTTCCGTGTTCGCCGGATCTCGCCGGCCGGCGTGGTCACGACGATAGCGGGCGGAGCGGCGGCGGGCTCGCGGGACGGTTCGGCATTCTCGGCCAGCTTCCGCCTGCCGACCGGCATCGCCATCGACGCCGGCCTCAACCTCTACGTCGTCGACCGCTGGAACCACGCCATCCGCGTGCTACGTTGAATGCCAGGAGGCGACCTGCGGGCAGGCTTGCCTCCCGGACGGCCGCAAGTCACCCGGCGCGGTACACGATCGGCGGAGTGAACTTGTTCACCGCGTCGCCCACTGGCTCCCCGGCGGGATCGCGGGCAAGCTCCCGCGCGCCTGCTACCATGCAGGCCGTGAAACCGTCGCTCGACGCGCTGACCGGACGCATCCGCGCCCGGTGGCCCGACGTCGTGGCGATCTTCCGCTTCGGCACGGCGGGCACCGACCAGGAGCGACCCGACAGCGACCTGGACCTTGCCGTTCTTCCTGCCGCGCCGATCGATCCCGGAGAACTGTGGGCCGCGGCCGAGGAGCTGGCATCCCTCGCCCGCAAGGATGTCGATCTGGTGGACCTGCTCGCGGCCTCTATGGTGCTGCGGGCCAGGATAGTCGCGACCGGAGACGTTTTGTATTGCGCTGACGAGGCGGCGTGCGGGGCCTTTGCCGCGCATGCCATGAGCGACTACACCTATCTGAACCTGGAGCGTAAGGGCATCCTGGAAGACATCCAGAAACGCGGGCGCATCCTTGGCTGACGACGTCCTGCTAAACAAGGCCGCGATCATCGAGCGCTGCCTCGGTCGCATTCGCGACGAATACGTCGGCCACGAATCCGAGCTGGAGACCAACTTCACGCGCCAGGACGCCATCGTCCTCAACCTGCAACGCGCCTGCGAGGCCGCGATCGACGGGGCGATGCACCTGGTGCGCCTCCACCGCCTGGGATTGCCCCAGGACAGCCGCGACGCGTTTTCGCTCGCGGTCGAGGCGGGCTTGCTGCCGCGTGACCTGGGCGCAGTCATGGAGGCGATGGTAGGCTTCCGAAACGTGGCGGTCCACGACTACCGGAAGCTCAGCCTGCCCATCGTGCGAAAGATCCTCGAGGCACACCTGGCGGATCTGCAGGCCTTTTCCGCGCTCATGATCAAGATGTCGGCCTGACGCCCTCCGGGGGCTCGGCCCGGGCGACAGCAGCATCTGCAGCCGGGCGGACGCGCCTCGGCGGTACACCTCCACCTGCCCGCGAGGATTGCGAGCCTTCAGGGGCACTCGCCGGTGTTATCATCACGAGCGCGACTCCAGGCAGCGCCTTCAGCGCCAGAGCGCGCCCCAGGGGATGATCTCGACATCCGACCAGCGCAGCCTGGCACATTTCCAAATCCAGACCATGCCTATCCGGTTGCGCCACAAGCGTCGCGCGGAGAACGGGGCGAAGCTCTGGGAGCGCGGGCGTCCCGCCCGCTGCCTCTTGGCGACGCCTTGTGAGGCGGCCAAGATGGCTGCGCCCCCGGATCGTTGGCCCTCGGATCGCCCTTGCTTGCGGGATAAGCGGATAGGCATGGTCCAGACTTTGAAATCATGCCACCTGACGTGACCAGCCA harbors:
- a CDS encoding nucleotidyltransferase domain-containing protein; the encoded protein is MKPSLDALTGRIRARWPDVVAIFRFGTAGTDQERPDSDLDLAVLPAAPIDPGELWAAAEELASLARKDVDLVDLLAASMVLRARIVATGDVLYCADEAACGAFAAHAMSDYTYLNLERKGILEDIQKRGRILG
- a CDS encoding DUF86 domain-containing protein, with the translated sequence MADDVLLNKAAIIERCLGRIRDEYVGHESELETNFTRQDAIVLNLQRACEAAIDGAMHLVRLHRLGLPQDSRDAFSLAVEAGLLPRDLGAVMEAMVGFRNVAVHDYRKLSLPIVRKILEAHLADLQAFSALMIKMSA